A stretch of the Panicum virgatum strain AP13 chromosome 9N, P.virgatum_v5, whole genome shotgun sequence genome encodes the following:
- the LOC120693458 gene encoding uncharacterized protein LOC120693458: MDPPESPPAPAGRPPSAAVSLYEDSPVFDFINSLSPIATPKLLGSAQNVQLFKSSDLVPASSIFTSPQVNPQKEYKPGTRDGYVQLSQGLSPNCQTNQIGISSCYGSPTIASEKCSPSEYATILSQPIPLGSEILGDAKKQDTDGKVDHSPDMGQIKLSSTCYDQNGVDQLDSSTSGRNVQENELTKQYNDDQAACSLSHLISRSGTGDGVMSKLDLSLEAQQLSWKLRSDVIFSKSIMPMAQGNLEDSRRKLLDGSTGCYIQSAADDTHVYYAGAAEGAATNHDPQMLPGVIQSQLVSNEYFFDAFKVPSDGMALSEHHCGGMNRRSLFNEKVQTSDLSGQSVSNLHHTNICGDNYLKPSRSPVYALPGIGLHLNSVVSNASNNMPFTSNPPLPPEHNSPPTIVSCSETGLYSSEVNTLIHDDHSSQKTMPSADESCQESYKKKSLVRYASFLIMFTQ, from the exons ATGGACCCGCCGGAGAGCCCCCCAGCCCCAGCCGGTCGACCGCCATCCGCCGCCGTCTCGCTCTACGAG GATTCTCCTGTCTTCGATTTCATCAATAGTCTATCCCCTATAGCAACACCCAAGCTTCTAGGTTCAGCACAAAATGTCCAGCTATTCAAGTCATCTGATTTAGTACCTGCTTCATCAATCTTCACCTCGCCGCAAGTTAATCCACAAAAGGAATATAAACCTGGAACCAG GGATGGCTATGTTCAACTTTCTCAAGGGCTCAGTCCCAATTGCCAAACGAATCAGATAGGGATTTCTAGCTGCTATGGATCCCCAACAATTGCTTCAGAAAAATGTAGTCCTTCTGAGTATGCAACAATTTTGTCTCAACCCATCCCGCTTGGTAGTGAAATCTTGGGAGATGCCAAGAAACAGGATACTGATGGTAAAGTAGATCATAGTCCAGATATGGGGCAAATAAAGCTATCAAGCACATGCTATGATCAGAATGGCGTTGACCAATTGGACTCATCAACATCTGGAAGAAATGTTCAGGAGAATGAGCTGACTAAACAGTATAATGATGACCAAGCAGCTTGCAGTTTAAGCCACTTGATCTCACGTTCTGGTACTGGTGATGGTGTCATGTCAAAATTAGACCTGTCATTAGAAGCGCAACAATTGAGCTGGAAACTAAGAAGTGATGTCATATTTAGCAAATCCATCATGCCAATGGCTCAAGGAAACCTGGAGGATTCAAGAAGAAAACTTTTGGATGGGTCAACTGGCTGTTATATCCAGAGTGCTGCAGATGACACTCATGTTTACTATGCTGGTGCTGCAGAAGGTGCTGCAACTAATCATGACCCACAAATGCTCCCTGGTGTTATTCAAAGCCAGTTGGTTTCAAATGAATATTTTTTTGACGCATTCAAAGTTCCCAGTGATGGCATG GCATTGTCAGAGCATCATTGCGGTGGTATGAATAGGCGTAGCCTTTTTAATGAGAAGGTACAGACATCTGATTTGAGTGGACAAAGTGTCTCGAATCTTCATCATACAAATATATGTGGCGATAACTACCTGAAGCCTTCGAGGTCCCCTGTGTATGCATTGCCTGGTATTGGTTTGCATCTGAATTCTGTTGTCTCGAATGCATCCAACAACATGCCATTCACAAGTAATCCTCCACTGCCACCTGAACATAATAGTCCGCCAACAATAGTTTCTTGCAGTGAGACGGGTCTGTATAGCAGTGAGGTAAACACTCTTATTCATGATGATCACTCTTCTCAGAAGACCATGCCTAGTGCTGATGAGTCTTGCCAAGAAAGTTACAAGAAGAAAAGCTTAGTAAGGTATGCCTCTTTTCTTATAATGTTTACTCAGTAG
- the LOC120690641 gene encoding organic cation/carnitine transporter 7-like isoform X1, with protein sequence METYTTDDALTNMGFGRSQAFVLVYAGMGWVAEAMELMLLSFLGPFVREQWNISPQNESMLSSVVFAGMLIGACAWGFVSDKYGRRTGLLFSTMFTSGMGFLSALSPNYLCLVALRFLVGVGVGGSHVFISWFLEFVPAQNRGTWMVIFSLFWTLGTILEASLAWVVLPALNWRWLLALTALPCILMLPFFGLTPESPRYLCVQNRMADATAVLERMASANKSDLPPGVLIYNRETKTDHDNLASESECLLPIREKECKVDDAVSSESSSLAALRTLLSRNLLKSTLLLWFVFFANSFAYYGIVLLTSQLSDANRSCASGVIFGLHQKDTNIYKDTFITSLAEIPGLILSAVLVDWFGRKASMWSMMFACCAFLGPLVFHQNELLTTSLLFGARACAMGSFTVLCLYAPEVYPTYVRSTGSGIATAIGRVGGVVCPLVAVALLGSCHQMEALVVFEVVLCLAAVACMFFPVETKGRGMD encoded by the exons ATGGAGACATATACCACAGATGATGCGCTCACAAATATGGGGTTTGGGAGATCCCAAGCATTTGTTCTTGTCTATGCTGGCATGGGTTGGGTCGCAGAAGCCATGGAGCTCATGCTGCTGTCGTTTCTTGGGCCATTCGTAAGAGAGCAGTGGAACATCTCCCCACAGAACGAGAGCATGCTGTCAAGTGTTGTCTTTGCTGGAATGCTGATAGGTGCCTGTGCTTGGGGCTTTGTTTCCGACAAATATGGGCGGAG GACTGGTTTATTGTTTTCAACTATGTTTACCAGTGGAATGGGTTTTCTAAGTGCTTTATCTCCTAACTACTTATGCTTGGTGGCTCTTCGGTTTCTCGTTGGAGTAGGAGTGGGTGGCAGCCATGTGTTTATATCTTGGTTTTTGGAGTTTGTTCCTGCACAGAATCGTGGCACTTGGATGGttattttttcccttttctggaCACTCGGCACAATCTTGGAGGCTTCACTTGCATGG GTTGTATTACCGGCATTGAATTGGAGGTGGCTACTGGCTTTGACCGCCCTTCCATGCATCCTCATGCTTCCTTTCTTTGGACTTACACCTGAGTCTCCACGCTACCTTTGTGTACAAAATAGAATGGCCGATGCAACTGCTGTCCTGGAGAGAATGGCCAGTGCAAATAAATCAGATCTTCCTCCAGGAGTTCTCATATACAATAGAGAAACAAAAACTGACCACGACAATCTTGCTTCCGAGAGTGAGTGTCTTCTTCCTATCAGAGAGAAGGAATGCAAAGTTGACGATGCTGTGAGCTCCGAATCTAGCAGTCTTGCTGCATTGCGCACGCTATTATCGCGCAATCTGCTCAAATCAACCCTTCTTCTTTGGTTTGTTTTCTTTGCAAATTCCTTTGCTTATTACGGGATAGTACTGCTGACATCGCAATTGAGTGATGCAAATAGAAGCTGCGCATCTGGTGTGATATTTGGCCTGCACCAAAAAGATACCAATATTTATAAAGATACTTTCATAACTAGTTTAGCAG AAATCCCAGGTTTAATTCTGTCCGCTGTTCTTGTTGATTGGTTTGGCCGAAAAGCTTCAATGTGGTCTATGATGTTTGCATGCTGTGCTTTCCTTGGACCGCTTGTATTTCATCAGAATGAGTTGTTAACAACTAGTCTTCTATTTGGTGCTCGTGCATGTGCCATGGGGAGCTTCACAGTTTTGTGTCTTTATGCTCCAGAG GTGTATCCAACATATGTGCGCTCAACCGGTTCTGGGATTGCAACCGCCATTGGTAGAGTTGGTggggttgtttgccctcttgttGCCGTTGCTTTGCTGGGGAGCTGCCACCAGATGGAAGCACTTGTGGTGTTTGAGGTGGTCTTGTGCCTTGCTGCAGTTGCCTGTATGTTCTTCCCTGTAGAGACCAAGGGCCGTGGAATggattaa
- the LOC120690641 gene encoding organic cation/carnitine transporter 7-like isoform X2: MFTSGMGFLSALSPNYLCLVALRFLVGVGVGGSHVFISWFLEFVPAQNRGTWMVIFSLFWTLGTILEASLAWVVLPALNWRWLLALTALPCILMLPFFGLTPESPRYLCVQNRMADATAVLERMASANKSDLPPGVLIYNRETKTDHDNLASESECLLPIREKECKVDDAVSSESSSLAALRTLLSRNLLKSTLLLWFVFFANSFAYYGIVLLTSQLSDANRSCASGVIFGLHQKDTNIYKDTFITSLAEIPGLILSAVLVDWFGRKASMWSMMFACCAFLGPLVFHQNELLTTSLLFGARACAMGSFTVLCLYAPEVYPTYVRSTGSGIATAIGRVGGVVCPLVAVALLGSCHQMEALVVFEVVLCLAAVACMFFPVETKGRGMD, translated from the exons ATGTTTACCAGTGGAATGGGTTTTCTAAGTGCTTTATCTCCTAACTACTTATGCTTGGTGGCTCTTCGGTTTCTCGTTGGAGTAGGAGTGGGTGGCAGCCATGTGTTTATATCTTGGTTTTTGGAGTTTGTTCCTGCACAGAATCGTGGCACTTGGATGGttattttttcccttttctggaCACTCGGCACAATCTTGGAGGCTTCACTTGCATGG GTTGTATTACCGGCATTGAATTGGAGGTGGCTACTGGCTTTGACCGCCCTTCCATGCATCCTCATGCTTCCTTTCTTTGGACTTACACCTGAGTCTCCACGCTACCTTTGTGTACAAAATAGAATGGCCGATGCAACTGCTGTCCTGGAGAGAATGGCCAGTGCAAATAAATCAGATCTTCCTCCAGGAGTTCTCATATACAATAGAGAAACAAAAACTGACCACGACAATCTTGCTTCCGAGAGTGAGTGTCTTCTTCCTATCAGAGAGAAGGAATGCAAAGTTGACGATGCTGTGAGCTCCGAATCTAGCAGTCTTGCTGCATTGCGCACGCTATTATCGCGCAATCTGCTCAAATCAACCCTTCTTCTTTGGTTTGTTTTCTTTGCAAATTCCTTTGCTTATTACGGGATAGTACTGCTGACATCGCAATTGAGTGATGCAAATAGAAGCTGCGCATCTGGTGTGATATTTGGCCTGCACCAAAAAGATACCAATATTTATAAAGATACTTTCATAACTAGTTTAGCAG AAATCCCAGGTTTAATTCTGTCCGCTGTTCTTGTTGATTGGTTTGGCCGAAAAGCTTCAATGTGGTCTATGATGTTTGCATGCTGTGCTTTCCTTGGACCGCTTGTATTTCATCAGAATGAGTTGTTAACAACTAGTCTTCTATTTGGTGCTCGTGCATGTGCCATGGGGAGCTTCACAGTTTTGTGTCTTTATGCTCCAGAG GTGTATCCAACATATGTGCGCTCAACCGGTTCTGGGATTGCAACCGCCATTGGTAGAGTTGGTggggttgtttgccctcttgttGCCGTTGCTTTGCTGGGGAGCTGCCACCAGATGGAAGCACTTGTGGTGTTTGAGGTGGTCTTGTGCCTTGCTGCAGTTGCCTGTATGTTCTTCCCTGTAGAGACCAAGGGCCGTGGAATggattaa